The following proteins are encoded in a genomic region of Devosia lucknowensis:
- a CDS encoding carbohydrate ABC transporter permease gives MSNPIALVGRAATYALLLLAAFVSVFPFFWMVVGATNTSAEIIKGKVTPGSALWTNAVNFFSSVDMPRILFNSFFIAGVGTALTLLVSSLAGYGFEMFRSRFREKIFGGLLLMLSIPFAALMVPLFIMMANLKMINTYQAIILPTVASIFIVFYFRQATKAFPHELRDAARIDGLKEWQIFLFVYMPVMRSTYAAATIIVFMTNWNNYLWPLIVLQTNEMKTLTLVVAGLTSAYTPDFGVVMVGAIFATLPTLIIFFLLQRRFVEGMLGAVK, from the coding sequence ATGAGCAACCCCATCGCTCTCGTCGGCCGCGCCGCGACATACGCTCTCCTGCTTCTCGCAGCTTTTGTTTCGGTCTTCCCATTCTTCTGGATGGTTGTGGGCGCAACAAACACCTCGGCCGAGATCATCAAGGGCAAGGTGACGCCGGGCAGTGCGCTCTGGACCAACGCCGTCAACTTTTTCAGCTCGGTGGACATGCCGCGTATCCTCTTCAACTCCTTCTTCATTGCAGGAGTGGGGACCGCACTGACGCTGCTCGTGTCGTCGTTGGCAGGCTATGGCTTCGAGATGTTCCGCAGTCGCTTCCGCGAGAAGATCTTCGGCGGGCTCTTGCTGATGCTGTCGATCCCGTTTGCCGCGCTCATGGTTCCGCTTTTCATCATGATGGCGAACCTCAAGATGATTAACACCTATCAGGCAATCATCCTGCCCACCGTGGCGTCGATCTTCATCGTCTTCTACTTCCGTCAGGCCACGAAGGCATTTCCGCACGAGTTGCGCGATGCCGCACGCATCGATGGTCTCAAGGAATGGCAGATTTTCCTGTTCGTCTACATGCCGGTGATGCGCTCGACCTACGCGGCGGCGACCATCATCGTCTTCATGACCAATTGGAACAACTACCTTTGGCCGCTGATTGTGCTGCAGACCAATGAGATGAAGACCCTGACCCTCGTGGTCGCCGGTCTCACATCTGCCTACACGCCTGATTTCGGCGTCGTCATGGTCGGTGCGATTTTTGCGACCTTGCCCACCCTCATTATCTTCTTCCTGCTCCAGCGTCGCTTCGTCGAAGGCATGCTGGGGGCCGTCAAATAG
- a CDS encoding glycoside hydrolase family 2 protein, translated as MRPLIDFNSGWLFEGKDTVRLPHTAVELPFTYFDEKAYQRVFTYEKRFTADATWHGKDVSVVFDGAMANAKVSLNGFEVAAHKDGYTPFEARLTDRLEPGENVLTVTIDGSENPEIPPFGGQIDYLTYAGIYREAWLRITAPVFIENAKIETPNALADRKSVTARVTLANPQNLPLKGAMDAQILDASGELVGAPLSVEVTGAAVSIAFDDLTKIELWDLNNPALYTLSLKLDTSAGQDEATFRFGFRTAEFTTEGFMLNGKVLKLRGLNRHQSFPYVGYALGKSAQERDAEILKRELKLNMVRTSHYPQSHYFLDRCDELGLLVFEEIPGWQHIGGESWKDESVENVRRMITRDWNHPSIVIWGVRINESQDDHDFYVRTNKLAHELDSTRSTGGVRYITDSELLEDVYTMNDFILGNEEWGGNRPRTPLRPQQEVTGLHRIVPYMITEYGGHMYPTKSWDQEQRQAEHVLRHLEVMNAAYGDPQIAGCIGWCAFDYNTHKDFGSGDRICHHGVMDMFREPKFAAYAYISQCDPEDEVILKPVTFWARGERNIGGVLPLMILTNCDEVELTYGKNAPKRFRPDREKFPHLPHAPVVITRAHLTDEELGLWGMSWEDATVTGYVDGKVVKTVNFIADPIAHELQVEPDVTEIGADGDTVRVMIRALDQSGKKLPFFPEPVSVEVSGAAERLGPGLVPLRAGSTGFWLRSTGKGSVTVTVTSDRLGRAVSTLSAS; from the coding sequence ATGCGTCCCCTTATCGATTTCAATTCTGGCTGGCTGTTCGAAGGCAAGGACACCGTCCGCCTGCCGCATACGGCGGTGGAACTGCCCTTCACCTATTTCGACGAGAAGGCGTATCAGCGTGTCTTCACCTACGAGAAGCGCTTCACTGCCGATGCAACTTGGCATGGCAAGGACGTTTCTGTGGTGTTCGACGGCGCCATGGCCAATGCAAAGGTGAGCCTCAACGGCTTCGAAGTCGCTGCCCACAAGGATGGCTATACGCCTTTCGAAGCGCGCCTCACCGATCGTCTCGAACCAGGCGAGAATGTTCTTACCGTTACCATCGACGGCAGCGAAAACCCCGAAATCCCGCCCTTCGGTGGGCAGATCGACTATCTCACCTACGCCGGCATCTATCGCGAGGCATGGCTGCGCATAACTGCGCCGGTGTTTATCGAAAATGCGAAGATCGAGACCCCCAACGCGCTTGCCGATAGAAAGTCGGTGACCGCCCGCGTTACCCTGGCCAACCCGCAAAACCTGCCCCTCAAGGGTGCGATGGATGCGCAGATACTCGATGCATCCGGAGAGCTGGTCGGCGCTCCGCTATCGGTAGAGGTCACCGGCGCGGCCGTGTCGATCGCCTTTGATGACCTGACCAAGATAGAGCTCTGGGACCTGAACAATCCCGCGCTTTACACCCTGTCGCTCAAGCTGGACACATCAGCCGGACAGGACGAAGCCACTTTCCGTTTCGGTTTCCGCACCGCCGAATTCACCACCGAGGGCTTCATGCTCAACGGCAAGGTGTTGAAGCTCCGTGGCCTCAATCGCCACCAGTCGTTTCCCTATGTCGGTTATGCCCTGGGCAAGTCGGCTCAGGAACGCGACGCCGAAATCCTCAAGCGCGAGCTCAAGCTCAACATGGTGCGCACCTCGCACTATCCGCAAAGCCACTATTTCCTCGACCGCTGCGACGAGCTCGGCCTCCTGGTATTTGAGGAAATTCCGGGCTGGCAGCATATAGGCGGAGAGAGCTGGAAAGATGAAAGCGTCGAAAACGTTCGGCGCATGATCACCCGTGACTGGAACCACCCCTCCATCGTCATCTGGGGCGTGCGCATCAACGAGTCGCAGGACGACCACGATTTTTATGTTCGCACCAACAAGCTGGCGCATGAGCTGGACTCGACCCGCTCGACCGGCGGCGTGCGCTACATCACCGACAGCGAACTGCTCGAAGACGTCTATACGATGAACGACTTCATCCTCGGCAACGAGGAATGGGGTGGTAATCGCCCGCGCACGCCCCTCAGGCCGCAGCAGGAAGTGACCGGTCTTCATCGCATCGTGCCCTACATGATCACCGAATATGGCGGGCACATGTACCCGACGAAGTCCTGGGATCAGGAACAGCGTCAGGCTGAACATGTGCTGCGGCACCTCGAAGTCATGAACGCGGCTTATGGCGATCCGCAAATAGCCGGCTGCATTGGCTGGTGCGCTTTCGACTACAACACGCACAAGGACTTCGGCTCCGGCGACCGCATCTGCCACCATGGCGTCATGGACATGTTCCGCGAGCCCAAATTTGCTGCCTATGCCTATATCAGCCAGTGCGACCCCGAAGACGAAGTCATTCTCAAGCCGGTCACTTTCTGGGCCCGTGGTGAGCGCAACATCGGCGGCGTGCTGCCACTGATGATCCTCACCAATTGCGATGAGGTCGAGCTGACTTACGGCAAGAACGCTCCCAAGCGCTTCAGGCCTGATCGCGAAAAGTTTCCGCACCTGCCGCATGCGCCCGTCGTCATCACCCGCGCACACCTGACCGACGAGGAGCTCGGGCTCTGGGGCATGAGCTGGGAGGATGCCACTGTCACCGGCTATGTCGACGGTAAGGTCGTCAAGACGGTCAACTTCATAGCTGACCCGATCGCACACGAACTGCAGGTCGAACCGGATGTGACCGAAATCGGCGCCGATGGCGATACCGTGCGTGTGATGATCCGGGCCCTGGATCAGTCCGGCAAGAAGTTGCCATTCTTCCCCGAACCCGTGTCAGTCGAGGTTTCGGGCGCCGCCGAGCGTCTCGGGCCAGGTCTGGTTCCGCTGCGGGCCGGCTCGACCGGCTTCTGGCTCCGCTCGACAGGCAAGGGCTCGGTCACCGTCACCGTCACCAGCGACCGCCTGGGGCGCGCTGTCTCAACTCTCTCCGCAAGCTGA
- a CDS encoding ABC transporter ATP-binding protein: MSGLKLTNVKKSFGSVQVIKGVDLEIADKEFVVFVGPSGCGKSTLLRMIAGLEQISSGDLFIGDKRVNDIDPSQRGIAMVFQTYALYPHMTVRENMGFALKFAGAPKAEIEQRVAEAARILELGPLLDRRPGQLSGGQRQRVAIGRAIVRHPEVFLFDEPLSNLDAELRVHMRIEIARLHQELQTTIIYVTHDQVEAMTLADKIVVLRDGLIEQVGSPLELYDNPDNIFVAGFIGSPKMNFLKGTAEGSGIRLVDFPGQVIPSPVQLTAGETVTVGIRPEHFTDEGSASLDVTVEIVEHLGGETYAYARDKGAELLTIATDNNRLLKKGDRHAARFDPADALVFGVDGRRIR; the protein is encoded by the coding sequence ATGTCCGGATTGAAGCTGACCAACGTCAAGAAGTCCTTCGGGTCCGTCCAGGTCATCAAGGGCGTGGATCTTGAGATCGCCGACAAGGAGTTCGTGGTCTTCGTCGGCCCATCGGGCTGCGGCAAGTCCACCTTGCTCCGCATGATTGCCGGCCTGGAGCAGATTTCCAGCGGTGATCTTTTCATTGGCGACAAGCGGGTCAACGATATCGATCCATCGCAGCGCGGCATCGCCATGGTCTTCCAGACCTACGCCCTCTATCCGCATATGACCGTGCGGGAGAATATGGGCTTCGCGCTGAAATTTGCTGGCGCGCCGAAGGCGGAGATCGAACAGCGGGTTGCAGAAGCCGCGCGTATCCTGGAACTCGGGCCATTGCTTGATCGTCGCCCGGGACAGTTGTCAGGCGGCCAGCGCCAGCGTGTCGCCATCGGACGTGCCATCGTTCGCCATCCGGAGGTGTTCCTTTTCGACGAGCCGCTGTCCAATCTCGACGCGGAACTGCGCGTGCACATGCGCATCGAGATTGCCCGGCTCCATCAGGAGCTCCAGACCACGATCATTTACGTGACCCACGATCAGGTTGAAGCCATGACCCTGGCCGACAAGATCGTTGTCCTGCGCGACGGCCTGATTGAGCAGGTCGGTTCGCCACTCGAGCTCTATGACAATCCCGACAATATCTTCGTTGCCGGCTTTATCGGTTCGCCCAAGATGAACTTCCTCAAGGGCACGGCTGAGGGCAGCGGCATCCGGCTCGTCGACTTCCCTGGGCAGGTCATCCCGTCACCGGTCCAGCTCACAGCCGGTGAAACGGTGACCGTGGGCATACGCCCTGAGCATTTCACCGACGAAGGCAGTGCTTCGCTCGACGTGACGGTGGAAATCGTCGAGCACCTGGGCGGGGAAACCTATGCCTACGCCCGCGACAAGGGTGCGGAACTCCTGACCATAGCCACCGACAATAATCGCTTGCTCAAGAAAGGCGATCGTCACGCCGCCAGGTTTGATCCGGCGGACGCACTTGTATTCGGCGTCGACGGACGGCGTATCCGCTGA
- a CDS encoding ROK family protein, which translates to MSLAEGGVLSFGCKIGRRSAVLLLADFRGTVRHQLQTTYQYPLPGPIFEFLRKGIAEILDRCSPSEQKRICGIGIGTPFELWKWNEIVGAPPDEFSSWRDIDIVAEVNTFSELPVYMVNDATAGCQAEHIYGRGKEFRDYAYFFIGAFIGGGIVLNHSVYQGYQGNAGALGSLRSFGPQGESQQLIDTASIHLLEARLAENGHNPAELWVQPQDWDRYARFVEPWIGRTAQELARASLSVCAVIDFEAILIDGAFPAAVKQELVDRTRRYLVNQDMRGLIAPRVEAATVGFNARAIGAATTPLFERYFMNSGQLLQ; encoded by the coding sequence ATGAGTCTGGCCGAAGGGGGCGTCCTTTCCTTTGGGTGCAAGATCGGTCGCCGCAGCGCGGTCCTGTTGCTGGCCGACTTTCGCGGCACCGTCCGACACCAGCTTCAAACCACCTATCAATATCCCCTGCCCGGCCCGATCTTCGAATTCCTGCGCAAGGGCATTGCCGAGATTCTTGATCGGTGCAGCCCTTCCGAGCAGAAGCGCATCTGCGGCATTGGCATCGGCACGCCGTTCGAGCTCTGGAAATGGAATGAGATCGTCGGTGCTCCGCCGGACGAATTCTCGTCATGGCGCGATATCGACATCGTCGCCGAGGTCAACACGTTCTCCGAGCTGCCCGTCTACATGGTCAACGATGCCACGGCAGGTTGCCAGGCGGAACACATTTACGGCCGCGGCAAAGAATTCCGCGACTATGCCTACTTCTTTATCGGAGCCTTCATTGGTGGTGGCATCGTCCTCAACCACTCGGTGTATCAGGGCTATCAGGGCAATGCCGGCGCATTGGGATCACTGCGGAGTTTCGGGCCACAGGGTGAAAGCCAGCAACTGATCGACACGGCCTCGATTCACCTGCTTGAGGCGCGCCTCGCCGAGAACGGTCACAACCCTGCAGAACTTTGGGTCCAGCCCCAGGATTGGGACCGGTATGCCCGTTTCGTCGAACCCTGGATCGGCCGCACGGCGCAGGAACTGGCGCGCGCCAGCCTTTCGGTCTGCGCCGTGATCGATTTCGAGGCGATCCTGATCGATGGGGCATTCCCCGCTGCGGTCAAGCAGGAGCTTGTCGACCGGACGAGGCGCTATCTCGTCAATCAGGATATGCGCGGACTGATCGCCCCAAGGGTCGAGGCGGCCACCGTGGGCTTCAATGCGCGCGCCATTGGGGCCGCGACGACACCGCTATTCGAGCGCTATTTCATGAACAGCGGCCAGTTGCTGCAGTAG
- a CDS encoding sugar ABC transporter substrate-binding protein, whose translation MKKLLIGTALCVAAMAPAAMPSVVFAQDAVSACLITKTDTNPFFVKMKEGAEAKAAELGVTLKSFAGKIDGDHETQVAAIETCIADGAKGILIAASDTSAIVQSVQKARDAGLLVIALDTPLNPIDAADATFATDNFLAGELIGKWAAGKLGAEAANAKIAMLDLAVSQPSVDVLRDQGFLTGFGIDVGDANKWGDESDPRIVGHDVTAGNEEGGRKAMENLLAKDPMINMVYTINEPSAAGAYEALKSIGRENDVTIVSVDGGCPGVANVKDGVIGATSQQYPLQMAALGVEAIKAWADNGAKPAPTEGKDFFDTGVKLVTDQPVEGVDSIDTAEGESLCWG comes from the coding sequence ATGAAGAAGCTGCTTATCGGCACCGCTTTGTGCGTCGCCGCCATGGCGCCGGCTGCCATGCCGTCTGTGGTTTTTGCGCAGGACGCCGTATCTGCGTGCCTGATCACCAAGACCGACACCAATCCGTTTTTCGTCAAGATGAAAGAAGGCGCCGAGGCAAAGGCGGCCGAATTGGGCGTCACGCTCAAGTCTTTCGCCGGCAAGATCGATGGCGACCACGAGACCCAGGTGGCTGCAATCGAGACCTGTATCGCCGATGGCGCCAAGGGGATCCTGATTGCTGCGTCTGACACCTCCGCTATCGTCCAGTCAGTTCAGAAGGCTCGCGATGCAGGCCTCTTGGTTATCGCGCTCGACACGCCGCTCAATCCCATCGATGCGGCTGACGCGACCTTTGCTACCGATAATTTCCTGGCCGGTGAACTGATCGGCAAGTGGGCGGCGGGCAAGCTCGGCGCAGAAGCGGCGAATGCCAAGATTGCAATGCTAGACCTCGCAGTCAGCCAGCCCAGCGTCGACGTTCTTCGCGATCAGGGTTTCCTGACCGGTTTCGGCATCGACGTGGGCGATGCGAACAAGTGGGGCGATGAGTCCGACCCGCGTATCGTGGGCCACGACGTCACCGCCGGCAACGAGGAGGGTGGCCGCAAGGCAATGGAGAACCTGCTCGCCAAGGATCCGATGATCAACATGGTCTACACCATCAACGAGCCGTCCGCAGCCGGTGCATACGAAGCGCTCAAGTCCATCGGTCGCGAGAACGACGTAACCATTGTCTCCGTGGATGGCGGTTGTCCCGGCGTTGCAAACGTCAAGGACGGCGTGATCGGTGCAACCTCGCAGCAATACCCCCTCCAGATGGCAGCGCTCGGCGTTGAGGCCATCAAGGCCTGGGCGGACAACGGCGCCAAGCCAGCACCCACGGAAGGCAAGGACTTCTTCGACACGGGCGTAAAGCTTGTGACCGACCAGCCCGTGGAAGGCGTGGACTCCATTGATACCGCGGAAGGCGAATCTCTCTGCTGGGGTTGA
- a CDS encoding carbohydrate ABC transporter permease translates to MAKSGYERSAQVSGWLFVLPALVLLGVFMIYPIIWSLWMSFQVGRGMNLSFGGFTNIIRLTQDPVFIRALTNTLIFLAIQVPIMLVLALLFANALNDSKLWGRSWFRTAIFLPCVTSLVAYSVVFRSMFAQDGIINQMLMGLHIISGPIPWMADPFWAKVVIISAITWRWTGYNMIFYLAAMQNIDRSIYEAAKIDGVPAWARFWYITVPMLKPVILFTTVISTIGTLQLFDEPNLIPSTPGAPSDSTLTLSLYIFNLSFKFMPSFGYASTVSYVIVVLVGIMTLIQFLAARERRT, encoded by the coding sequence GTGGCGAAATCGGGATATGAGCGCTCCGCGCAGGTGAGTGGCTGGCTGTTTGTGCTGCCGGCGCTGGTCCTCCTGGGCGTCTTCATGATCTATCCGATCATCTGGTCGCTCTGGATGAGCTTCCAGGTCGGACGCGGCATGAACCTCAGCTTTGGCGGGTTTACCAACATAATCCGCCTCACGCAGGATCCGGTTTTCATCCGGGCCCTCACCAATACCCTGATCTTCCTGGCCATCCAGGTGCCGATCATGCTGGTGCTGGCGTTGTTGTTCGCCAATGCGCTCAATGACAGCAAGCTCTGGGGCCGGAGCTGGTTCAGGACCGCGATCTTTCTGCCCTGTGTGACCTCGCTCGTCGCCTATTCCGTGGTCTTCCGCTCCATGTTTGCCCAAGACGGCATCATCAATCAGATGCTGATGGGTCTGCACATCATCTCTGGCCCCATTCCGTGGATGGCCGATCCCTTCTGGGCCAAGGTCGTGATCATCAGTGCCATCACCTGGCGCTGGACCGGCTACAACATGATCTTCTACCTCGCGGCCATGCAGAACATCGATCGTTCGATCTATGAGGCCGCCAAGATCGACGGTGTCCCCGCCTGGGCGCGCTTCTGGTACATCACCGTGCCGATGCTCAAGCCCGTGATCCTTTTTACAACCGTCATCTCCACCATCGGTACGCTGCAGCTGTTTGACGAGCCCAACCTCATCCCGTCCACGCCTGGCGCCCCATCGGACTCGACGCTCACCCTGTCGCTCTACATCTTCAATCTGAGCTTCAAGTTCATGCCGAGCTTTGGCTACGCCTCGACCGTGTCCTACGTGATCGTGGTCCTGGTGGGCATTATGACCCTGATCCAGTTCCTGGCTGCCCGGGAGCGCCGCACATGA
- a CDS encoding ABC transporter permease — translation MTNQTEADRGLLGQSEAVASFEHENTLLSRVQHALHSNPALVPLIVLVASVLVFGVLLGGKFFSSFALTLILQQVAIVGIVGTAQSLVILTAGIDLSVGAIMVLSSVIMGQFTFKLGLPPAVAIACGLVVGTFIGFINGWLIARIKLPPFIVTLGMWQIALATNFLYSGNETIRAQEIEVNAPLLQFFGQSFSVGGAVFTYGVIFFIGIVLILAYVLRHTAWGRHVYAVGDDPDAAALSGVNTKRILISVYALSGLICAFAGWVLIGRIGSVSPTSGQSANIESITAVVIGGISLFGGRGSILGMFFGALIVGVFSLGLRLLGADAQWTYLLIGALIIAAVAVDQWIRKVSA, via the coding sequence ATGACAAACCAGACCGAGGCCGACAGAGGGCTATTGGGACAAAGCGAGGCGGTCGCAAGCTTCGAGCATGAAAACACCCTGCTTTCGCGTGTGCAACACGCGCTGCACTCCAATCCCGCGCTCGTACCGCTGATTGTCCTCGTGGCATCGGTGCTGGTGTTCGGGGTTCTTCTGGGCGGAAAATTCTTTTCTTCTTTCGCCCTGACGCTCATTCTTCAGCAGGTTGCCATTGTCGGCATCGTCGGAACGGCGCAGTCCCTGGTTATTCTGACGGCCGGTATCGATCTTTCGGTCGGCGCCATCATGGTGCTCAGTTCGGTGATCATGGGCCAGTTCACCTTCAAATTGGGCCTTCCGCCCGCCGTCGCGATTGCCTGTGGGCTTGTGGTCGGCACCTTCATCGGTTTCATCAACGGCTGGCTGATCGCCCGCATCAAGCTGCCCCCGTTCATCGTCACCCTGGGCATGTGGCAAATCGCTCTGGCCACCAATTTCCTCTATTCGGGCAACGAAACCATCCGGGCGCAGGAGATCGAGGTCAACGCGCCGCTGTTGCAGTTTTTCGGCCAGTCCTTCTCCGTCGGCGGCGCCGTATTCACCTACGGGGTGATCTTTTTCATTGGGATCGTCCTGATCCTGGCTTATGTGCTGCGCCACACGGCCTGGGGCCGGCATGTCTACGCGGTGGGTGACGATCCTGACGCGGCGGCGCTTTCTGGCGTCAACACCAAGCGCATCCTGATTTCGGTCTATGCCCTGTCCGGCCTCATCTGTGCCTTTGCCGGATGGGTGCTGATCGGACGCATCGGCTCGGTTTCGCCCACGTCGGGCCAATCGGCCAACATCGAAAGCATCACTGCGGTGGTGATTGGCGGAATTTCGCTTTTTGGAGGCCGTGGATCGATCCTCGGCATGTTCTTCGGCGCCTTGATCGTCGGGGTTTTTTCACTGGGTTTGCGTCTGCTTGGTGCCGACGCCCAGTGGACATACTTGCTCATTGGCGCGCTGATCATCGCCGCCGTCGCGGTGGATCAGTGGATCAGGAAGGTGTCTGCGTGA
- a CDS encoding ATP-binding cassette domain-containing protein, with protein sequence MEPILYARNLNKRYGRVTALDNCDFDLMPGEILAVIGDNGAGKSSLIKALSGAIRPDSGDIFLEGQRVAFSSPIDARLAGVETVYQTLAMSPALSIADNMFMGRELRKPGFMGKVLRQLDRPAMERIARKKLSELGLMTIQNINQAVETLSGGQRQGVAVARAAAFGSKVIILDEPTAALGVKESRKVLDLIQDVRSRGIPIILISHNMPHVFEVANRIHVHRLGRRLCVIDPKDYTMSDAVAFMTGAKAAPGATSAAA encoded by the coding sequence ATGGAACCCATTCTCTACGCCCGTAACCTGAACAAGCGCTATGGCCGCGTGACCGCGCTCGACAATTGCGACTTCGATCTGATGCCCGGCGAAATCCTGGCCGTCATTGGTGATAACGGCGCTGGTAAGTCGTCGCTGATCAAGGCGCTGTCTGGGGCGATACGTCCCGACAGCGGCGACATTTTCCTGGAAGGACAGCGCGTAGCGTTTTCGTCGCCGATCGATGCGCGCTTGGCGGGTGTCGAAACGGTCTACCAGACGCTGGCCATGTCACCGGCGCTGTCGATTGCAGATAACATGTTCATGGGCCGCGAACTGCGCAAACCCGGCTTCATGGGCAAGGTGCTTCGGCAGCTTGACCGCCCGGCAATGGAACGGATCGCGCGGAAAAAGCTCAGCGAGCTGGGGCTGATGACCATCCAGAATATCAACCAGGCCGTGGAAACATTGTCGGGCGGCCAGCGACAGGGGGTTGCGGTGGCAAGGGCCGCAGCCTTTGGTTCCAAAGTCATCATCCTCGACGAGCCGACCGCCGCATTGGGCGTCAAGGAGTCGCGCAAGGTACTGGACCTTATCCAGGATGTCCGCTCACGCGGCATTCCGATCATCCTGATCAGCCACAACATGCCGCATGTGTTCGAGGTCGCCAACCGCATCCACGTTCATCGGCTGGGCCGTCGTCTCTGCGTGATCGATCCCAAAGACTACACGATGTCCGATGCGGTCGCGTTCATGACTGGAGCAAAGGCCGCGCCCGGAGCGACGTCGGCCGCAGCGTAG